A genomic window from Lycium barbarum isolate Lr01 chromosome 4, ASM1917538v2, whole genome shotgun sequence includes:
- the LOC132636401 gene encoding large ribosomal subunit protein uL13c-like isoform X1 yields the protein MAVHYPSSSSLIFTSPNKTSFLGFSMAALSKPSFQSFPLSRINRTTQIRCQDKAAYIPLDQRWMFEESEIDGPDIWNKTWYPKAADHVNTDKPWYIVDATDKILGRLASTIAIYLRGKNLATYTPSVDMGAFVIVVNAEKVAVSGKKRTQKLYRRHSGRPGGMKVETFDQLQQRIPERIIEHAVRGMLPKERLGRQLFTHLKVYKGPEHPHEAQKPIELPIRDRRIQKQR from the exons ATGGCTGTGCACTATCCTTCTTCCTCTTCCTTAATTTTCACTTCTCCAAACAAAACTTCATTTCTTGGTTTCTCCATGGCAGCTTTATCCAAACCGTCGTTTCAATCATTTCCCCTTTCAAGAATCAATCGGACGACCCAAATTCGTTGCCAAGATAAAGCTGCTTATATTCCACTTGACCAACGATGGATGTTTGAAGAATCTGAAATCGATGGCCCT GATATTTGGAACAAGACATGGTATCCCAAGGCTGCCGACCATGTGAACACAGACAAACCTTGGTATATCGTTGATGCCACTGACAAAATTCTTGGAAGATTAGCATCAACTATAGCGATATATTTAAGAGGGAAGAATCTGGCTACATACACTCCAAGTGTTGACATGGGTGCATTTGTCATAGTG GTTAATGCTGAGAAGGTTGCCGTATCTGGGAAGAAGAGGACCCAAAAACTTTACAGGAGGCACTCAGGGAGACCTGGTGGGATGAAAGTGGAGACTTTTGATCAACTCCAACAGAGAATTCCTGAAAGAATCATTGAACATGCTGTCCGTGGCATGCTTCCCAAAGAGAGG CTTGGAAGACAATTATTTACCCATCTTAAGGTATATAAAGGTCCTGAACATCCTCACGAGGCACAAAAACCCATCGAATTGCCGATTAGAGACAGGAGGATACAGAAGCAACGGTGA
- the LOC132636401 gene encoding large ribosomal subunit protein uL13c-like isoform X2 produces the protein MAVHYPSSSSLIFTSPNKTSFLGFSMAALSKPSFQSFPLSRINRTTQIRCQDKAAYIPLDQRWMFEESEIDGPDIWNKTWYPKAADHVNTDKPWYIVDATDKILGRLASTIAIYLRGKNLATYTPSVDMGAFVIVVNAEKVAVSGKKRTQKLYRRHSGRPGGMKVETFDQLQQRIPERIIEHAVRGMLPKERVAWKTIIYPS, from the exons ATGGCTGTGCACTATCCTTCTTCCTCTTCCTTAATTTTCACTTCTCCAAACAAAACTTCATTTCTTGGTTTCTCCATGGCAGCTTTATCCAAACCGTCGTTTCAATCATTTCCCCTTTCAAGAATCAATCGGACGACCCAAATTCGTTGCCAAGATAAAGCTGCTTATATTCCACTTGACCAACGATGGATGTTTGAAGAATCTGAAATCGATGGCCCT GATATTTGGAACAAGACATGGTATCCCAAGGCTGCCGACCATGTGAACACAGACAAACCTTGGTATATCGTTGATGCCACTGACAAAATTCTTGGAAGATTAGCATCAACTATAGCGATATATTTAAGAGGGAAGAATCTGGCTACATACACTCCAAGTGTTGACATGGGTGCATTTGTCATAGTG GTTAATGCTGAGAAGGTTGCCGTATCTGGGAAGAAGAGGACCCAAAAACTTTACAGGAGGCACTCAGGGAGACCTGGTGGGATGAAAGTGGAGACTTTTGATCAACTCCAACAGAGAATTCCTGAAAGAATCATTGAACATGCTGTCCGTGGCATGCTTCCCAAAGAGAGGGTCG CTTGGAAGACAATTATTTACCCATCTTAA